In Thauera sp. JM12B12, one DNA window encodes the following:
- a CDS encoding ABC transporter permease — protein MSLYTLLGALEIGLIFSLVALGVYISFRLLRFPDLTVDGSFPLGGAVAATMIAAGYDPFTATVVATLAGAVAGLITGWLNVSLKIMDLLASILMMIALYSINLRIMGKPNVPLITEPTVFNLLQPEALADYVFRPLLLIFVVLAVKLALDAYFSTQSGLAIRATGSNARMARAQGVNTGLAVLAGMALSNALVGLAGALFAQTQGGADISMGVGTIVIGLAAVIVGESLLPSRKLYLATIAVIVGAIVYRFFIALALNSDFIGLQAQDLNLVTAVLVTVALVVPKLRAHWSGKKGN, from the coding sequence ATGTCCCTCTACACCCTGCTCGGGGCGCTCGAGATCGGGCTGATCTTCAGCCTCGTCGCCCTCGGCGTGTACATCTCCTTCCGCCTGCTGCGCTTTCCCGACCTCACCGTGGACGGCAGCTTCCCGCTCGGCGGTGCGGTCGCCGCGACCATGATCGCCGCCGGCTACGATCCCTTCACCGCGACCGTCGTGGCGACGCTCGCCGGCGCGGTCGCCGGCCTGATCACCGGCTGGCTCAACGTCAGCCTCAAGATCATGGATCTGCTCGCGAGCATCCTGATGATGATCGCGCTCTACTCGATCAACCTGCGCATCATGGGCAAGCCCAACGTGCCGCTGATCACCGAGCCGACGGTCTTCAACCTGCTGCAGCCCGAGGCGCTCGCCGACTACGTGTTCCGCCCGTTGCTGCTGATCTTCGTGGTGCTGGCGGTCAAGCTCGCGCTCGATGCCTATTTCTCCACCCAGAGCGGGCTGGCGATCCGCGCCACCGGCTCGAACGCGCGCATGGCGCGGGCGCAGGGCGTCAACACCGGGCTGGCGGTGCTGGCCGGCATGGCGCTGTCGAACGCGCTGGTCGGCCTGGCGGGCGCGCTGTTCGCGCAGACCCAGGGCGGGGCGGACATCTCGATGGGCGTGGGCACCATCGTCATCGGCCTTGCGGCGGTGATCGTCGGCGAGAGCCTGCTGCCCTCGCGCAAGCTCTACCTGGCGACGATCGCGGTCATCGTCGGTGCCATCGTCTATCGCTTCTTCATCGCGCTCGCGCTCAACTCGGACTTCATCGGCCTGCAGGCGCAGGACCTCAACCTCGTCACCGCGGTGCTGGTGACGGTCGCCCTGGTGGTGCCCAAACTGCGCGCCCACTGGTCCGGAAAGAAGGGGAACTGA
- a CDS encoding ABC transporter substrate-binding protein, with product MSFSKSRKVLFGALALAFAMASPVHAEQKSVAITAIVEHPALDAVRDGVKEALAAAGYEDGKNLKWQYQSAQGNTGTAAQIARKFVGDRSDVIVAIATPSAQAVAAATKDIPLVFSAVTDPVAAKLVPSMAPSGTNVTGVSDALELDKQIELIKRVAPNAKRVGMVFNPGEANSVVVLEQMRTLLPKHGMTLVDAAAPRSVDVGSAARSLIDKVDVFYTSTDNNVVSAYEALVKVGMDAKIPLVAADTDSVARGAVAAYGMDYKAIGVQTGQMVVRILKGEKPGDIASETSNNLSLHVNPGAAQKQGVTLSEALIKDASKVVQ from the coding sequence ATGTCCTTCAGCAAGTCCCGCAAGGTGCTGTTCGGTGCGCTCGCCCTGGCTTTCGCGATGGCCAGCCCGGTGCATGCGGAGCAGAAATCGGTGGCGATCACCGCGATCGTCGAACATCCGGCGCTCGACGCGGTCCGGGATGGCGTCAAGGAGGCGCTCGCCGCCGCCGGCTACGAGGACGGCAAGAACCTGAAGTGGCAGTACCAGAGCGCCCAGGGCAACACTGGCACCGCGGCGCAGATCGCGCGCAAGTTCGTCGGCGACAGGTCCGACGTGATCGTCGCCATCGCCACCCCCTCGGCGCAGGCGGTTGCCGCGGCGACCAAGGACATCCCGCTGGTTTTCTCGGCGGTGACCGACCCGGTCGCGGCCAAGCTGGTGCCTTCGATGGCGCCCTCGGGCACCAACGTCACCGGCGTCTCCGATGCGCTCGAACTCGACAAGCAGATCGAGCTGATCAAGCGCGTCGCGCCCAACGCCAAGCGCGTCGGCATGGTCTTCAACCCCGGCGAGGCGAACTCGGTGGTGGTGCTCGAGCAGATGCGCACGCTGCTCCCCAAGCACGGCATGACCCTGGTCGACGCCGCCGCGCCGCGCTCGGTTGACGTGGGCTCGGCCGCGCGCAGCCTGATCGACAAGGTCGACGTGTTCTACACCAGCACCGACAACAACGTGGTGTCGGCCTACGAGGCCCTGGTCAAGGTCGGCATGGACGCCAAGATCCCGCTCGTGGCTGCCGATACCGACAGCGTGGCGCGTGGCGCGGTCGCCGCCTATGGCATGGACTACAAGGCGATCGGCGTGCAGACCGGGCAGATGGTCGTGCGCATCCTCAAGGGCGAGAAGCCGGGCGACATCGCCTCCGAGACCAGCAACAACCTGTCCCTGCACGTGAACCCGGGTGCAGCGCAGAAGCAGGGCGTCACCCTGTCCGAAGCGCTCATCAAGGACGCCTCCAAGGTCGTCCAGTAA
- a CDS encoding ABC transporter ATP-binding protein has product MLKANELRLTFNPGTPIETQALRGMSLEIPSGQFVTVIGSNGAGKSTFLNAVSGEQRVDSGTIEIDGIDMTRQPVWVRARHVARVFQDPLAGTCEDLTIEENMALAKMRGERRGFSFAVKPALREEFRAQLSTLGLGLENRLSDRIGLLSGGQRQAVSLLMAALQPSRLLLLDEHTAALDPRTAAFVLELTVRIVAEHKLTTMMVTHSMRQALDVGQRTVMLHQGRVVLDVSGKEREGLDVHHLLDMFEKVRGEEIDDDALLLG; this is encoded by the coding sequence ATGTTGAAAGCCAATGAGCTGCGCCTGACCTTCAACCCCGGCACGCCGATCGAGACCCAGGCCCTGCGCGGCATGTCGCTCGAGATCCCGAGCGGGCAGTTCGTCACCGTGATCGGCTCCAACGGCGCCGGCAAGTCGACCTTCCTGAACGCCGTCTCCGGCGAGCAGCGGGTCGACAGCGGCACGATCGAGATCGACGGCATCGACATGACGCGCCAGCCGGTGTGGGTGCGCGCGCGCCACGTCGCCCGCGTGTTCCAGGACCCGCTCGCCGGGACCTGCGAGGACCTCACCATCGAGGAGAACATGGCGCTGGCCAAGATGCGCGGCGAGCGGCGCGGCTTCTCCTTCGCGGTCAAGCCCGCGCTGCGCGAGGAGTTCCGCGCCCAGCTATCGACGCTGGGCCTGGGCCTGGAGAACCGCCTGTCCGATCGCATTGGCCTGCTCTCGGGCGGCCAGCGCCAGGCGGTGAGCCTGCTGATGGCGGCGCTGCAGCCCTCGCGCCTGCTGCTGCTCGACGAGCACACCGCCGCGCTCGACCCGCGCACCGCGGCCTTCGTGCTCGAGCTCACCGTGCGCATCGTCGCCGAGCACAAGCTCACCACGATGATGGTCACCCACTCGATGCGCCAGGCGCTCGACGTCGGCCAGCGCACCGTGATGCTGCACCAGGGCCGCGTCGTGCTGGACGTGTCCGGCAAGGAGCGCGAGGGGCTGGACGTGCATCACCTGCTCGACATGTTCGAGAAGGTCCGCGGCGAAGAGATCGACGACGACGCGCTGCTGCTGGGCTGA
- a CDS encoding ATP-binding protein, whose translation MKQRQIDALRAALDSAKFRLEATQDLARVGDWELERHSGRMHWSRQLFRLFERPDALGVPDINEALSYYSPESLERTRDLFWQAIDTGKRCALEQEVVLPSGQRRRHVTVIVPVSNGQGEVYKLYGTVQDISERRELEAERLEHLARLEKLSAHLVAIEERERRELASALHDRASPNLAALRILFANLVEALPADVRVEVEPMLDDASALLADTTAGIREICTNLRPATLDYAGLEPALREYAEQFRARTGLEVAIEVAPGADARTLPLALQTLCFRLVKEALTNCAKHACAGGVRIRVARDAESIHLCIADDGVGFELSRLGEAGSVPGLGLITMRERVELAGGRFVLRTHPGDGTEIEATLPIPAAEAPPPGEAPASPPPAAERAHRGLHRRGTQEGPG comes from the coding sequence ATGAAGCAACGCCAGATCGACGCCCTGCGCGCCGCACTCGACAGTGCGAAGTTCCGCCTCGAAGCCACCCAGGATCTCGCCCGCGTCGGCGACTGGGAGCTCGAACGCCACAGCGGCCGCATGCACTGGTCGCGCCAGCTGTTCCGCCTGTTCGAGCGCCCGGACGCGCTCGGCGTGCCCGACATCAACGAGGCGCTGAGCTACTACAGCCCCGAATCGCTCGAGCGCACGCGCGACCTCTTCTGGCAGGCGATCGACACCGGCAAGCGCTGCGCGCTCGAACAGGAGGTCGTACTGCCCTCGGGCCAGCGCCGTCGCCATGTCACCGTGATCGTTCCGGTCAGCAACGGCCAGGGTGAGGTGTACAAGCTCTATGGCACCGTGCAGGACATCAGCGAGCGGCGGGAACTGGAAGCCGAGCGCCTCGAGCACCTTGCCCGCCTGGAAAAGCTTTCCGCCCACCTGGTCGCGATCGAGGAGCGCGAGCGTCGCGAACTCGCCAGCGCCCTGCACGACCGCGCAAGCCCGAACCTCGCCGCACTGCGGATCCTGTTCGCGAACCTGGTCGAGGCGCTGCCTGCGGACGTGCGCGTCGAGGTCGAGCCGATGCTCGACGACGCCTCGGCCCTGCTCGCCGACACCACCGCGGGCATCCGCGAGATCTGTACCAACCTGCGTCCCGCCACCCTCGACTACGCCGGCCTCGAGCCCGCGCTGCGCGAGTACGCCGAGCAGTTCCGCGCACGCACCGGCCTCGAGGTGGCGATCGAAGTCGCCCCCGGCGCCGATGCGCGTACGCTGCCCCTCGCACTGCAGACACTGTGCTTCCGGCTGGTGAAGGAGGCGCTCACCAACTGCGCCAAGCACGCGTGCGCGGGTGGCGTACGCATCCGGGTCGCGCGTGACGCGGAATCCATCCACCTGTGCATCGCCGACGATGGCGTGGGCTTCGAACTGTCGCGCCTGGGTGAGGCGGGCAGCGTACCCGGGCTCGGCCTGATCACCATGCGCGAGCGCGTCGAGCTCGCCGGCGGCCGCTTCGTGCTACGCACCCATCCGGGCGACGGCACCGAGATCGAGGCGACGCTGCCCATCCCCGCAGCGGAGGCGCCCCCTCCCGGCGAGGCGCCGGCCAGCCCGCCTCCTGCCGCCGAGCGCGCGCACCGCGGCCTGCACCGCCGCGGTACGCAGGAGGGCCCGGGATGA
- the mnmC gene encoding bifunctional tRNA (5-methylaminomethyl-2-thiouridine)(34)-methyltransferase MnmD/FAD-dependent 5-carboxymethylaminomethyl-2-thiouridine(34) oxidoreductase MnmC: MPLVPARLEHDADGVLYSSAFGDFYHARDDALGQPHHVFLGGNGLPGRWQAREHFTIVETGFGAGLNFLTTWAAWRADPQRSARLHFVSVELHPFTVADLVSIHARWPQFAALADELHAQWPVLTPGLHRLNLDHGRVTLTLYLGEAAEGLAQLVTRADAFYLDGFAPAKNADLWSARVFHLLARLAAPGATLATWSVAGSVREGLRHAGFAVEKAPGFAGKWQMLRGGLERAPSAGTTAPAHAGARHALIIGAGIAGCTLAERLTERGWSVDLVDEAPVCAQGASGNLAGVMRPLPSLDDNRMSRLTRAGSLHGWRNIARLRRRGLELRAEACGVLHLGRDARQEEKMRAVVERLALPAAHLAYVDADTAAAIAGCAVASGGWWFADSGWVQPPSLCAASLAAAGARLRVHFGRRVARLEPGVDAWRALDADGRQIAEAPVAILAAGTGVRDLALAHALPVLSARGQVTHLPAAAGSAPRVVVCRGGYVSPAVDGLRCAGATFAVDDDDNGLRMADHLDNLAKLEAMLPGFAAHLDANCLDGRVGFRPASPDRLPMVGALPAAAATGALTAKGDIGARLATLPRAPGLYALSGYGARGLVWAALAAEWLASRLEGEPLPLTRDLGEAIDPARFLLRPPPGGRIEE; this comes from the coding sequence ATGCCACTCGTCCCCGCACGCCTCGAACACGACGCCGACGGCGTGCTTTATTCGAGCGCGTTCGGGGATTTCTATCACGCGCGTGACGACGCCCTCGGCCAGCCCCACCACGTCTTCCTGGGCGGAAACGGACTGCCCGGTCGCTGGCAGGCGCGCGAGCACTTCACCATCGTCGAGACCGGCTTCGGCGCCGGCCTCAACTTCCTCACCACCTGGGCCGCGTGGCGCGCCGACCCGCAGCGCAGCGCGCGGCTGCACTTCGTCTCGGTCGAACTGCACCCCTTCACGGTCGCGGACCTTGTCAGCATCCACGCGCGCTGGCCGCAATTCGCCGCGCTCGCCGACGAGTTGCACGCACAGTGGCCGGTACTCACTCCCGGACTGCATCGCCTCAACCTCGATCATGGCCGCGTCACGCTGACGCTCTACCTCGGCGAAGCGGCCGAGGGCCTCGCGCAGCTGGTCACGCGCGCCGACGCCTTCTATCTCGACGGCTTCGCACCCGCGAAGAACGCCGACCTGTGGTCGGCGCGTGTCTTTCACCTGCTCGCCCGCCTCGCGGCCCCGGGCGCGACGCTGGCAACCTGGTCGGTGGCGGGCAGCGTGCGCGAGGGCCTGCGCCACGCCGGCTTCGCGGTCGAGAAGGCCCCGGGCTTCGCCGGCAAATGGCAGATGCTGCGCGGCGGCCTCGAGCGCGCGCCCTCCGCCGGCACCACCGCGCCGGCGCACGCCGGGGCACGTCATGCGCTGATCATCGGCGCGGGCATTGCCGGGTGCACGCTCGCAGAGCGCCTGACGGAGCGCGGCTGGAGCGTGGATCTGGTCGACGAAGCGCCGGTCTGCGCCCAGGGCGCGTCGGGGAACCTTGCCGGCGTGATGCGTCCGCTGCCCAGTCTCGACGACAACCGCATGAGCAGGCTCACGCGCGCGGGCAGCCTCCATGGCTGGCGCAACATCGCGCGCCTGCGCAGGCGCGGTCTCGAGCTACGGGCCGAGGCCTGCGGGGTGCTGCATCTCGGCCGCGACGCCCGACAGGAAGAGAAGATGCGCGCGGTGGTCGAGCGGCTGGCGCTTCCCGCAGCGCACCTCGCCTACGTCGATGCGGACACCGCAGCTGCGATCGCCGGCTGCGCCGTCGCCAGCGGCGGCTGGTGGTTTGCGGACAGCGGCTGGGTGCAGCCGCCCAGCCTGTGCGCCGCCAGCCTGGCCGCGGCCGGCGCGCGATTGCGCGTCCACTTCGGCCGCCGCGTGGCCCGCCTCGAGCCCGGCGTCGACGCATGGCGCGCGCTCGACGCGGACGGCAGGCAGATCGCCGAAGCGCCCGTCGCCATCCTCGCCGCTGGCACCGGCGTGCGCGATCTTGCCTTGGCGCATGCGCTTCCGGTGCTCAGCGCGCGCGGCCAGGTCACCCACCTGCCCGCGGCCGCCGGCAGCGCGCCGCGTGTCGTGGTCTGTCGCGGCGGCTACGTCAGCCCGGCGGTCGACGGCCTGCGCTGTGCGGGCGCCACCTTCGCGGTCGATGACGACGACAACGGCCTGCGCATGGCCGACCACCTGGACAACCTCGCCAAGCTGGAGGCGATGCTGCCGGGCTTCGCCGCCCACCTCGACGCCAACTGCCTGGATGGCCGGGTGGGTTTTCGCCCGGCCTCGCCCGACCGCCTGCCGATGGTGGGCGCGCTGCCCGCTGCGGCCGCCACCGGCGCCCTCACCGCCAAGGGCGACATCGGCGCCCGCCTCGCCACGCTGCCGCGCGCGCCTGGCCTGTACGCGCTCTCCGGCTATGGCGCGCGCGGGCTGGTGTGGGCGGCGCTCGCCGCCGAGTGGCTCGCCAGCCGGCTCGAGGGCGAGCCGCTGCCGCTGACCCGCGACCTCGGCGAGGCCATCGACCCGGCGCGTTTCCTGCTGCGCCCACCGCCCGGCGGACGCATAGAAGAATGA
- a CDS encoding response regulator transcription factor, which yields MSLRIVLADDHQMFRHALRALLAREPDLEVVAEASTGDEVLAIAAAQAVDLVCMDIAMPGMDGIEATRRLLARHPGVRVIGLSAFADRQFVIDLLDAGARGYITKAEAGEELLRAIHTVREGRTYLCPDVAATVANALRDRGPLYAAAPRLTTRERQVLQLIAEGLTSAQIGDRLHIAASTVEVHRRNLMRKLDLHNVAELTRYAITQGISPTTLPGDPGGA from the coding sequence ATGAGCCTGCGGATCGTGCTTGCAGACGACCACCAGATGTTCCGCCATGCCCTGCGCGCCCTGCTCGCGCGCGAACCCGATCTCGAGGTGGTCGCCGAGGCCTCGACCGGCGACGAAGTGCTGGCGATCGCCGCCGCACAGGCGGTCGACCTCGTCTGCATGGATATCGCCATGCCGGGCATGGACGGCATCGAGGCCACCCGCCGGCTGCTCGCCCGCCACCCGGGCGTGCGCGTGATCGGGCTGTCAGCCTTCGCCGACCGTCAGTTCGTCATCGACCTGCTCGATGCCGGCGCGCGCGGCTACATCACCAAGGCGGAGGCCGGTGAGGAACTGCTGCGCGCCATCCATACGGTGCGCGAGGGGCGCACCTACCTGTGCCCGGACGTCGCCGCCACCGTAGCCAACGCCCTGCGCGACCGCGGCCCGCTCTACGCCGCCGCGCCGCGCCTGACCACACGCGAGCGCCAGGTGCTGCAGCTCATCGCCGAGGGCCTGACCTCGGCGCAGATCGGCGACCGCCTGCACATCGCGGCCTCGACGGTGGAGGTGCACCGCCGCAACCTGATGCGCAAGCTCGACCTGCACAATGTGGCCGAACTCACCCGCTACGCGATCACGCAGGGGATCAGCCCGACCACCCTGCCCGGTGATCCGGGCGGCGCCTGA
- the gltX gene encoding glutamate--tRNA ligase, with translation MTSAPRPVRTRFAPSPTGYLHIGGARTALFSWAFARRHGGSFILRIEDTDVARSTPEAVQAILDGMHWLGLEHDEGPFYQMQRMDRYKAVIGQMLAAGTAYHCYMSPEELDAIREAQRARGEKPRYDGRWRPEAGKTLPPPPAGVQPVVRFRNPAEGVVAWDDLVKGRIEIANAEMDDFIIARADGTPTYNFCVVVDDWDMGITHVIRGDDHVNNTPRQINVLQALGAEVPLYAHLSMILGDDGTKLSKRHGAVSVMQYDEDGYLPDAVINYLARLGWSHGDDEVFGRQQFVEWFDLDHITPSAAQFNTEKLNWLNAQYIKKADDAFLASQVASRLARREVNPETGVTLEAVVALYKDRVANLNELADSAELFVADVHPAPEVIGQHLTDVARAALASLRARLAVVDWNKAALSQAIKETMAEHGLKMPQVAIPLRVAVLGVPQTPAIDAVLEVLGRERVLARLDRHL, from the coding sequence ATGACTTCCGCTCCCCGTCCCGTCCGCACCCGCTTCGCTCCCAGCCCGACCGGCTATCTCCACATCGGTGGCGCGCGCACCGCGCTGTTCTCGTGGGCCTTCGCCCGCCGCCACGGCGGCAGCTTCATCCTGCGCATCGAGGACACCGACGTCGCCCGTTCCACGCCCGAAGCGGTGCAGGCCATCCTCGACGGCATGCACTGGCTGGGCCTCGAGCACGACGAGGGGCCGTTCTACCAGATGCAGCGCATGGACCGGTACAAGGCGGTCATCGGCCAGATGCTGGCCGCGGGCACCGCCTACCACTGCTACATGTCGCCCGAAGAGCTCGACGCTATCCGCGAGGCGCAGCGCGCCCGCGGCGAGAAGCCGCGCTACGACGGACGCTGGCGCCCCGAGGCCGGCAAGACCCTGCCGCCGCCGCCCGCGGGCGTGCAGCCGGTGGTGCGCTTTCGCAATCCGGCCGAGGGCGTGGTGGCCTGGGACGACCTGGTGAAGGGCCGCATCGAGATCGCCAACGCCGAGATGGACGACTTCATCATCGCCCGCGCCGACGGCACGCCGACCTACAACTTCTGCGTGGTGGTGGACGACTGGGACATGGGCATCACCCACGTCATCCGCGGGGACGACCATGTGAACAACACCCCGCGCCAGATCAACGTGCTGCAGGCGCTCGGCGCCGAGGTGCCGCTGTACGCCCACCTGTCGATGATCCTCGGCGACGACGGCACCAAGCTCTCCAAGCGCCACGGCGCGGTGAGCGTGATGCAGTACGACGAGGATGGCTACCTGCCGGATGCGGTCATCAACTACCTCGCGCGCCTGGGCTGGAGCCACGGCGACGACGAAGTCTTCGGCCGCCAGCAGTTCGTCGAGTGGTTCGACCTCGACCACATCACGCCCTCGGCGGCGCAGTTCAACACCGAAAAGCTCAACTGGCTCAATGCCCAGTACATCAAGAAGGCCGACGATGCCTTCCTGGCGTCGCAGGTTGCCAGCCGGCTCGCCCGCCGCGAGGTCAACCCCGAGACCGGCGTCACGCTCGAGGCGGTGGTGGCGCTCTACAAGGACCGCGTCGCCAACCTCAACGAACTCGCCGACTCGGCCGAGCTGTTCGTCGCCGACGTGCATCCGGCCCCCGAGGTGATCGGTCAGCACCTCACCGACGTCGCCAGGGCCGCGCTCGCGAGCCTGCGCGCCCGACTTGCGGTGGTCGACTGGAACAAGGCTGCGCTCAGCCAGGCGATCAAGGAAACCATGGCCGAACATGGCCTGAAGATGCCGCAGGTGGCGATCCCGCTGCGGGTCGCGGTGCTCGGCGTGCCGCAGACGCCGGCGATCGACGCGGTGCTCGAGGTGCTCGGACGCGAGCGGGTGCTCGCACGGCTCGATCGGCACCTTTGA
- a CDS encoding phasin family protein — protein sequence MTTHPAYLKLAETAHSNIEQLQAYALIGLDASEKLLALNFGAARALCDSVVSAPTGFAGTDLHETLAKQVAAQSRGLEELGDYLRRITEVCAEAQSDMVEHGNRHLEQVQTSMNALLEEARKLAPAATLELNAEPAARGRATRKAA from the coding sequence ATGACGACACATCCTGCCTACCTGAAGCTCGCCGAGACCGCCCATAGCAACATCGAGCAGCTGCAGGCCTACGCCCTGATCGGGCTCGACGCCTCGGAAAAGCTGCTCGCCCTCAACTTCGGCGCAGCGCGTGCGTTGTGCGATTCGGTCGTGTCCGCACCGACCGGGTTTGCCGGTACCGACCTGCACGAAACCCTTGCGAAGCAGGTCGCCGCCCAGAGCCGCGGTCTCGAGGAGCTCGGCGACTACCTGCGCCGCATCACCGAGGTCTGCGCCGAAGCGCAGAGCGACATGGTCGAACATGGCAACCGCCATCTCGAGCAGGTCCAGACCTCGATGAACGCGTTGCTGGAGGAAGCCCGCAAGCTCGCCCCCGCGGCCACGCTCGAGTTGAACGCCGAGCCCGCGGCGCGCGGCCGCGCAACACGCAAGGCTGCCTGA